Proteins encoded within one genomic window of Nomia melanderi isolate GNS246 chromosome 8, iyNomMela1, whole genome shotgun sequence:
- the tous gene encoding testes of unusual size, whose product MPASLQARIFYGLKTDIISNAHYISDAEILYPAGNVISLHQIPQGRQRLLRLPDKREINIISVTPNKKYVATCEVGERPTISVYDVQTLKRRKVLGIPYEAPEVTKFTCAGFSFDNKYLAAVTGEPDQKMLYYNWERGKLESKIKVGTQQTPPNSATVELLACNPSDVGVVAVGGSRVFKLLSLSETVWRPYGFSKADNILACSMCWLNSDRLLLGTKDGRILYLENGDLKNIYKASETASMNLRIREEYVVQTTGSLTDAKENAEWPNNVRCLTAFPKGFAFAHGFGTVVLFEREGYHKYVKRNVYAVPAQSSEHDRYDLYRVNSISVNISFDHLAVTTGWPQLFQAALWGPDLSADPEPQELEIMGQALHYGPIGSLSMCAWKSIFMTCGELDHSARLWDFESGNLILCKQYTERICGLSLHPTGLFCLVGFSDKLRFLSILIDDLLTMEEFPIRCCKTVTFSHGGHSFAAVNENIVQVYTTVDFAHHSILKGHTSRVKALLWSRTDTKLLTLGSEGAIYQWDINTGARTAEVILKNSSLHDIALSADEQVAYCIGDDSFVREIKENAVAREYNIPGTSMSNMVLGKQDQVLFVVCAGGNILSVKYPLQEPVVYSEFNVHSVHVTKIALSYNQQYLVSTGIDGSLCIWKLYDAEGKGKTGKEAKYTNEVLIGKGDLLEKIQTVQDLNVRMRERETELAYKTRQIELQHNDKVRDLHKGYCEAIEELRDKIGKLKEDHRNELNIINAEIDTMRKDQKETIKRLEVGYDAKLIAEYDKYLQLENHLNATRQDYEKRLEELEKLKGDQLESATAKYEALLHQGKLQLEETQDEMTHQARIHEKIAARIEDDADQEILELRTNYENLLREQKELNLKLKGEAGMIRNKYIVSEKSVQELKRQVQRVQSEYSYFQTFIRELEKNKQELKQEIDERDLTIQDRESQIYELKRSNQELEKFKFVLNYKITELKNQIEPRDQEIIELKDKIRDMETELVNLHKTNVSLELQLHELREKLAAARRELQRETHTGKRCRRLLKRIRVDLLDASGLVQQPQALKNAVTKLYHKYSASDDFLRSRKADFDAQCEFAKQRDHLERTIASLRKQVFRDKPGIGQQMDKTIEENIALITELNALREQLKDARKHILHMECLLGLTGKEITPSEAKQKFQNACYGYEQLRNNYKVEMRECHDIIDALKDDMLKLINKLPCEEKIIKSNF is encoded by the exons ATGCCGGCTTCGTTGCAAGCCAGAATATTTTACGGTTTAAAGACTGACATAATCTCGAACGCTCATTACATTTCGGACGCGGAAATCTTATATCCTGCCGGTAACGTAATATCGCTTCATCAGATTCCGCAAGGTCGCCAACGATTGTTACGTTTGCCCGATAAACGTGAGATAAACATTATTTCCGTTACCCCTAATAA GAAATACGTGGCAACTTGCGAGGTCGGAGAAAGACCCACCATATCCGTATACGACGTTCAGACGCTGAAGAGGCGGAAGGTGCTCGGCATTCCCTACGAGGCACCCGAGGTCACTAAATTCACCTGCGCCGGGTTCAGTTTCGACAACAAGTACCTGGCAGCGGTGACGGGGGAGCCCGACCAGAAGATGCTCTACTACAATTGGGAGAGGGGCAAACTGGAGTCGAAGATCAAAGTAGGCACTCAGCAAACACCGCCTAACTCGGCGACCGTCGAGTTATTAGCTTGTAATCCGTCCGATGTAGGAGTAGTCGCGGTTGGGGGTTCGCGCGTCTTCAAGCTGTTGAGCCTGTCCGAGACCGTTTGGCGACCGTACGGATTCTCGAAAGCGGACAATATACTCGCGTGCTCCATGTGTTGGCTGAACTCTGACAGACTGTTGCTCGGGACCAAAGATGGTAGAATACTTTATTTGGAGAACGGCGACTTGAAAAACATTTACAAAGCCAGCGAGACCGCTTCTATGAATCTTCGAATACGCGAAGAGTACGTTGTACAAACGACCGGCTCGTTGACGGACGCCAAAGAGAATGCCGAATGGCCGAACAACGTTCGCTGCCTAACCGCTTTCCCGAAGGGGTTCGCGTTCGCTCACGGCTTCGGAACGGTCGTCCTCTTCGAGAGAGAAGGTTACCATAAATACGTGAAAAGGAACGTCTACGCGGTTCCCGCGCAATCATCGGAGCACGATCGTTACGATTTGTATCGAGTCAATAGCATAAGCGTCAACATCAGCTTCGATCATTTAGCGGTGACCACCGGTTGGCCCCAATTGTTTCAAGCGGCATTGTGGGGTCCGGACCTGAGCGCGGATCCCGAACCGCAGGAATTGGAGATCATGGGCCAAGCGTTGCATTACGGGCCTATCGGTAGTTTGTCGATGTGCGCTTGGAAATCGATCTTCATGACTTGCGGAGAGCTCGATCACAGCGCGAGGCTGTGGGACTTTGAGTCGGGAAATTTGATTTTGTGCAAACAATACACGGAACGTATCTGCGGGCTTTCCTTGCATCCCACTGGATTGTTCTGTTTAGTCGGCTTCAGCGACAAGCTACGCTTCCTCTCTATACTGATAGACGACTTATTAACCATGGAAGAATTTCCCATAAGATGCTGCAAGACCGTAACTTTCAGTCACGGCGGGCACTCGTTTGCCGCCGTCAACGAAAATATCGTGCAAGTTTACACGACCGTCGACTTTGCCCATCATTCGATTTTAAAAGGACACACCAGCAGAGTGAAAGCTTTACTGTGGTCGCGAACGGACACGAAATTGCTCACGTTGGGAAGCGAGGGCGCCATATATCAGTGGGATATCAATACTGGCGCACGTACGGCGGAGGTCATTCTGAAGAACTCGAGTTTGCACGATATCGCCCTGTCCGCTGACGAACAGGTCGCGTACTGTATCGGAGATGACAGCTTCGTACGCGAGATCAAGGAAAACGCG GTAGCCCGGGAATACAATATTCCAGGGACGAGCATGAGCAATATGGTGTTAGGGAAACAGGATCAGGTCTTATTCGTGGTTTGCGCCGGCGGGAACATCTTATCGGTGAAATACCCTCTTCAAGAGCCGGTAGTCTATTCGGAATTCAACGTTCATTCCGTCCATGTTACGAAG ATCGCACTTTCGTACAATCAGCAGTACTTAGTGTCGACGGGAATCGACGGTAGTTTATGTATCTGGAAACTGTACGATGCCGAGGGGAAGGGAAAGACGGGCAAAGAAGCAAAGTACACGAACGAAGTGTTGATCGGCAAAGGCGACTTGCTCGAGAAAATACAGACCGTACAGGACCTGAACGTCAGAATGAGGGAACGCGAGACCGAGCTCGCGTACAAGACGCGGCAAATCGAGCTGCAGCACAACGACAAGGTGCGGGATCTGCACAAAGGCTACTGCGAAGCGATCGAGGAGCTCCGGGATAAGATCGGCAAGCTGAAAGAGGATCACAGGAACGAGCTGAACATAATCAACGCGGAGATAGACACCATGAGGAAGGATCAGAAGGAGACGATCAAGCGGCTGGAAGTCGGCTACGACGCGAAACTGATCGCAGAGTACGACAAGTACTTGCAACTGGAGAACCACCTGAACGCCACGCGACAAGATTACGAGAAACGGCTCGAGGAACTCGAGAAACTCAAAGGGGATCAGCTGGAGAGCGCCACGGCGAAATACGAGGCCCTGTTGCACCAGGGGAAATTGCAACTGGAAGAAACGCAAGACGAAATGACGCATCAGGCGAGGATCCACGAAAAGATCGCGGCGCGGATAGAGGACGACGCGGATCAAGAGATACTCGAGTTAAGGACGAATTACGAGAACTTGTTGCGCGAACAGAAAGAGCTCAACTTGAAGCTGAAAGGAGAAGCTGGAATGATACGGAACAAATACATAGTCAGCGAGAAATCTGTGCAGGAGTTGAAGAGGCAAGTGCAACGCGTTCAGAGCGAGTACAGTTACTTTCAGACGTTCATTCGGGAACTCGAGAAGAACAAGCAGGAGCTGAAGCAAGAGATCGACGAGAGAGATCTGACGATTCAGGACAGAGAAAGCCAGATATACGAGCTGAAACGTTCGAACCAGGAGTTGGAGAAGTTCAAGTTCGTGCTCAATTATAAGATAACCGAGCTGAAGAACCAGATAGAACCGCGGGATCAAGAGATCATCGAGCTCAAGGACAAGATACGGGACATGGAGACGGAGCTGGTAAATCTCCATAAAACCAACGTCAGTTTGGAATTACAGTTGCACGAATTGAGGGAGAAACTGGCAGCCGCGAGGCGCGAACTGCAACGCGAGACGCACACGGGCAAAAGGTGTCGGCGACTCTTGAAAAGGATTCGCGTCGACTTGTTGGACGCGTCCGGGCTTGTGCAGCAGCCGCAGGCGTTGAAGAACGCCGTAACCAAATTGTATCACAAGTACAGTGCCAGCGACGATTTTTTGCGCAGTCGTAAAGCAGACTTTGACGCTCAATGCGAGTTCGCCAAGCAGAGGGATCATCTGGAAAGGACGATAGCTTCTCTCAGAAAGCAAGTTTTCCGAGATAAACCCGGCATAGGTCAGCAGATGGATAAAACGATAGAGGAGAATATCGCGTTGATCACCGAACTGAACGCTTTGAGGGAACAGCTGAAAGACGCGAGGAAACATATACTGCACATGGAATGTCTCCTCGGTCTGACCGGTAAAGAGATTACACCTTCGGAAGCGAAACAGAAGTTTCAGAATGCATGCTACGGGTACGAACAGTTGCGGAACAACTACAAAGTCGAGATGCGGGAGTGTCACGATATCATAGACGCGCTGAAGGATGATATGCTCAAATTGATAAACAAGTTACCCTGCGaggagaaaataattaaatcgaacTTTTAG
- the LOC116427316 gene encoding very-long-chain enoyl-CoA reductase, with the protein MEIQILTAKSSKFVANVSVKPTTTIKEVKEELHKLKKAPHVHRQSLRLDPKGKAVADSDTLQSLSIGDGGKLYLKDLGPQISWKSVFLVEYAGPLVLYLWIYNRPWIFYGDVVTSKVDETVNVAAICWTIHYAKRLLETLFVHRFSHATMPLRNLFKNSSYYWLFAAYVAYHVNHPLYTPPNKLKFNVGVVMFALCELGNLSIHLALRNLRPAGSTVRKIPVATSNPFTFLFNLVSCPNYTYEVGSWIGFTIMTSCLPAGLFTLAGAYQMTVWALGKHKAYKKEFPNYPKNRKSIFPFLL; encoded by the exons ATGGAG ATTCAAATATTGACTGCAAAGTCATCCAAGTTCGTGGCCAATGTGTCC GTAAAGCCAACTACTACCATTAAAGAAGTTAAGGAAGAGTTACATAAGTTAAAGAAAGCACCGCACGTTCATAGACAAAGCTTGAGACTAGATCCGAAAGGGAAAGCTGTAGCAGATTCGGACACGCTGCAAAGTTTGTCCATTGGCGACGGTGGgaagttatatttaaaagatcTTGGACCGCAAATCAGTTGGAAATCTGTATTCCTCGTGGAATACGCCGGTCCCTTAGTCTTATACTTGTGGATATACAATCGCCCATGGATATTTTATGGCGATGTCGTAACATCCAAGGTCGACGAAACTGTAAA CGTTGCAGCTATTTGTTGGACCATACATTACGCCAAGAGGCTACTGGAAACATTGTTCGTGCACCGATTTAGCCACGCGACGATGCCGTTGCGCAATCTTTTCAAAAATTCCTCTTACTATTGGTTGTTCGCCGCGTACGTGGCCTACCATGTAAACCACCCACTGTACACGCCACCTAACAAACTGAAATTCAACGTGGGAGTAGTAATGTTTGCGCTGTGCGAACTGGGCAACCTGAGCATTCATTTAGCTTTAAGGAATTTGAGACCAGCAGGATCTACAGTGAGGAAGATACCTGTAGCTACTTCGAATCCATTCACGTTCCTATTTAATCTGGTTTCGTGTCCAAACTATACTTACGAAGTTGGCAGTTGGATCGGTTTCACCATCATGACCTCTTGTCTTCCAG CTGGTTTGTTCACTCTCGCGGGTGCGTATCAGATGACTGTCTGGGCATTAGGAAAGCATAAGGCGTACAAGAAAGAATTTCCCAACTATCCGAAAAACAGGAAATCCATCTTTCCATTTTTGCTCTAA